The following are from one region of the Methanospirillum hungatei genome:
- a CDS encoding nucleoside 2-deoxyribosyltransferase yields the protein MYLLLCPCIKNPELRARGITHQNDLDVFYQVLLRCKTFKISIKMLPCAETIFLGPNHEPGHFIGRLDSPDFSNLISKFEDKIRDEWKNEGLPYAIIGVDSSPVCGVRYTWYGSVNGSDAKIPGRGFFLQRFPEILAYDVFEAACWKVYLAAPLFSEAECDFNRKLADIISGYAMQVHLPQDCGDSEHSRTISIQKEIFEKNLQAIDNADIVVAVIDGADADSGTSWEMGYAFAQRKKIISLRTDFRHVGYNERVNLMLEQSSVVVNDISSLIQALPCPIPIRPFRDM from the coding sequence ATGTACCTTCTTTTATGTCCCTGTATAAAAAATCCAGAATTACGTGCAAGGGGAATTACTCATCAAAATGATTTAGATGTCTTTTATCAGGTCTTATTACGATGTAAAACTTTTAAAATATCAATAAAAATGCTTCCCTGTGCAGAGACTATTTTTCTTGGACCTAATCATGAACCTGGTCATTTTATTGGCAGACTGGATTCTCCAGATTTTTCTAATCTTATATCTAAATTTGAAGATAAGATTCGTGATGAATGGAAAAATGAAGGTTTGCCATATGCGATTATTGGAGTTGATTCATCTCCGGTTTGTGGTGTCCGGTACACCTGGTATGGTTCTGTAAATGGTTCTGATGCAAAGATCCCTGGGAGAGGGTTCTTTTTACAACGTTTTCCAGAAATACTTGCATATGATGTTTTTGAAGCAGCGTGTTGGAAAGTATATCTGGCTGCTCCGTTATTTTCTGAAGCTGAATGCGATTTTAATAGAAAATTAGCTGACATAATATCCGGCTATGCAATGCAGGTTCATCTTCCCCAGGATTGTGGAGATTCAGAGCATTCACGAACCATTTCTATTCAAAAAGAAATATTTGAAAAAAATCTACAAGCAATTGACAATGCAGATATTGTTGTTGCAGTAATAGATGGTGCGGATGCAGATTCAGGAACATCATGGGAGATGGGGTATGCATTTGCCCAAAGGAAAAAGATTATTTCACTCCGAACAGATTTCAGACATGTTGGTTATAATGAGCGGGTGAATCTGATGCTTGAGCAGTCATCAGTGGTTGTGAATGATATTTCATCACTTATTCAGGCCTTACCCTGTCCAATTCCGATACGGCCATTCAGAGATATGTAA
- a CDS encoding beta-ribofuranosylaminobenzene 5'-phosphate synthase, with the protein MMQTSVLELINKIEQESGQLTNPERALLITDGSVTRLLEAFGNAPVGVRTIQQNIIQASEKIAEILEVKPGEDVNFREVDLYNKNNNRVLIHAISYAPLKHLPAGAITRLMKEDEPIGMIMRDEKMESRREILSIQKISLPSDDLKRNQMAKFNLSRSYRIIHNSRPIFFIEEQIPFPLFTEDTVVRVITPSRLHIGLLDMNGSGGRVDGGSGITLEDPGFIFEISEADTFSLTSQEPEVAYQVQPILEKLNMNGLSIPPVHIHIQQSIPFHFGLGSGTQAALGIAAGIGTMIGANFSTDALIALSGRGGTSGIGTRAFFMGGLLVDAGHRFGPGRKKDSFAPSASSSGAGAAPLVGRYNIPKDWNFVLAIPDGLAEIHGQLEYDMFQRYCPVPQHEVQALSHILLMKLIPSVIEEDLEQFGEAINDFQNYGFKKCEISLQSPVITDIIDAMRDAGAAGVGMSSFGPVVYGVCDSNTSAIISSAQRIMNQWKGGKTICTKGRNRGADIMKT; encoded by the coding sequence ATGATGCAGACATCGGTTCTGGAACTTATTAATAAGATAGAACAAGAATCTGGACAATTAACAAATCCTGAGCGTGCTCTTCTTATAACAGATGGTTCAGTTACCCGGCTTTTGGAGGCATTTGGTAATGCACCAGTCGGTGTCAGAACAATACAGCAGAATATTATTCAGGCATCAGAAAAAATCGCAGAAATTCTTGAAGTTAAACCCGGTGAAGATGTGAATTTTCGGGAAGTGGATCTGTACAATAAAAATAATAATCGTGTTCTGATTCATGCTATCTCATATGCACCATTGAAACATCTTCCGGCGGGTGCAATAACCCGGCTTATGAAAGAAGATGAACCGATTGGTATGATAATGCGTGATGAAAAGATGGAATCAAGGAGAGAAATCTTATCAATACAAAAAATTTCTCTCCCATCAGATGACCTGAAAAGGAATCAAATGGCGAAATTTAATTTGAGCAGATCATACCGGATAATTCATAATTCACGACCGATATTTTTTATTGAAGAACAAATCCCTTTCCCTCTTTTTACTGAGGATACTGTGGTTAGAGTGATTACTCCTTCTCGACTTCACATCGGGCTTCTTGATATGAATGGTTCAGGAGGCAGAGTCGATGGTGGTTCTGGTATAACTCTGGAAGATCCTGGTTTTATTTTTGAAATATCAGAAGCAGATACCTTTTCCCTGACCTCACAGGAACCAGAGGTTGCATACCAGGTGCAGCCAATCCTTGAAAAATTAAACATGAATGGATTGTCGATACCTCCGGTACATATTCACATTCAACAATCTATTCCCTTTCATTTTGGGCTTGGAAGTGGAACCCAGGCAGCTCTTGGAATTGCGGCCGGGATTGGGACAATGATTGGAGCGAATTTTTCTACAGATGCTCTTATTGCCTTATCCGGAAGGGGAGGAACTTCAGGGATAGGAACAAGAGCCTTTTTTATGGGAGGATTACTCGTTGATGCTGGTCACCGGTTTGGCCCTGGCAGAAAGAAGGATTCTTTCGCACCATCAGCCTCATCATCAGGTGCAGGAGCAGCTCCTCTGGTTGGCCGGTATAATATCCCGAAAGATTGGAATTTCGTACTTGCAATACCTGATGGATTGGCAGAAATTCACGGTCAGTTGGAATATGATATGTTTCAGAGATACTGTCCTGTTCCACAACATGAAGTTCAGGCTCTTTCTCATATTCTTCTTATGAAACTGATCCCTTCTGTAATCGAAGAAGATCTGGAACAATTCGGAGAGGCAATTAATGATTTCCAGAATTATGGGTTTAAAAAATGTGAAATCAGTCTTCAGTCACCGGTTATTACGGATATCATTGATGCCATGAGGGATGCCGGTGCAGCTGGGGTAGGTATGAGTTCATTTGGACCGGTAGTGTATGGGGTATGTGATTCGAATACGTCTGCTATCATTTCTTCAGCTCAAAGGATTATGAATCAATGGAAAGGCGGAAAAACGATCTGCACGAAGGGGAGAAATAGGGGTGCTGATATTATGAAAACCTAA
- a CDS encoding PAS domain-containing protein yields the protein MIPIESLYQIWYELTSEIEDGIIILNDSDIICHLNKGIFQLFPVNDVDYIGKKFDRFIEEVVIPVIKSSDIISLEGYHLSSHNLEDKDLDIFSGPGKGHSVEFTIQKTKNSDCSWKLGYFRKITRWKKTEELLIRTEKRFKIIFENLFDSVTMYRVDETYYPGRFIETNSSAIKRLKYTQKELLTLSPADILPPEEFGKFLSFIKNFRIKPVQTGEFSEVSKDRMKIPVEITALIVKIQNEDFIIQISRDISDRVGIRQLQKNAFEQINKNIEQFAILNDRIRNPLSVILTLASFSDTPENVKISEQVEIIDSLVDELDKGFVESEKVRKYLIRYFQADI from the coding sequence ATGATACCCATAGAGAGTTTATATCAGATCTGGTATGAGCTTACTTCAGAAATTGAAGATGGCATTATAATCTTAAACGATTCAGATATCATTTGTCACCTGAACAAAGGGATTTTTCAACTATTTCCGGTCAATGATGTGGATTATATCGGAAAAAAATTTGATCGTTTCATTGAGGAAGTTGTTATTCCAGTGATTAAAAGTTCAGACATTATCTCACTGGAGGGATATCATCTATCCTCACATAACCTGGAAGATAAAGATCTTGATATTTTTTCCGGGCCAGGTAAAGGTCATTCTGTGGAATTTACAATTCAGAAAACAAAAAATTCTGATTGTTCCTGGAAGTTAGGATATTTTAGAAAAATCACAAGATGGAAAAAGACTGAAGAACTCCTAATCCGCACTGAAAAAAGATTCAAAATAATTTTTGAAAATTTGTTTGACTCAGTTACAATGTATCGGGTAGATGAAACATATTACCCTGGACGTTTTATAGAGACTAATTCATCTGCGATTAAAAGACTAAAATACACTCAGAAGGAACTATTGACACTTTCACCTGCAGATATTCTTCCCCCAGAAGAATTTGGAAAGTTCTTGTCTTTTATTAAAAATTTTCGAATTAAACCAGTTCAGACAGGAGAATTTTCAGAAGTCTCAAAGGATAGGATGAAAATTCCAGTTGAAATCACCGCTTTAATAGTAAAAATTCAAAATGAAGATTTCATCATTCAGATATCCCGGGATATCTCTGACAGGGTAGGTATCAGGCAACTTCAGAAAAATGCCTTTGAACAGATAAATAAGAATATTGAACAATTTGCAATTTTAAATGATAGAATTAGAAATCCATTAAGTGTCATCCTGACTCTTGCTTCATTTTCTGATACCCCTGAAAATGTAAAAATTTCAGAACAGGTAGAAATTATCGATTCACTTGTTGATGAACTTGATAAGGGATTTGTTGAATCAGAAAAGGTCCGAAAATATCTCATCCGTTACTTTCAGGCAGATATCTGA
- a CDS encoding STAS domain-containing protein codes for MASPDFETNILYTLKKEAGSVLPIDIWYEGEIWVFHPVGSIDTTTSSDLEGTLMEGIAQGMRWIILDLTDVRYVSSAGIRVFITTVKSLKKENGEIRFSTPNKNVLDVLQLSGLLKILKVYPDNSTAIKSFACKT; via the coding sequence ATGGCATCCCCAGATTTCGAGACGAACATTCTCTATACATTAAAAAAAGAAGCAGGTTCTGTTCTTCCCATAGACATTTGGTATGAGGGGGAGATCTGGGTTTTTCATCCGGTGGGTTCAATTGACACTACAACATCATCTGATCTAGAAGGAACATTGATGGAAGGCATTGCCCAGGGGATGCGATGGATTATCCTTGATCTGACTGATGTTCGGTATGTATCAAGTGCAGGAATACGTGTTTTTATTACCACAGTAAAGTCCTTAAAAAAAGAAAATGGCGAAATTCGATTTTCTACTCCTAATAAAAATGTATTAGACGTTCTTCAATTATCTGGATTGTTAAAAATATTAAAAGTATATCCTGATAATTCAACAGCTATCAAGTCATTTGCCTGTAAAACATAA
- a CDS encoding RNB domain-containing ribonuclease, with amino-acid sequence MKHQHVDLKTISWDTMERYGFNPRFSREVIHETNHLNPEHHIKIKKGIKDLRGLLWSSIDNVDSEDLDQIEFVKEGENGEIHVKVAISDVDHYVTKNSYIDKHAGHNGTSVYPGIITFHMLPDRLCKGITSLLPGQDCYAIIIEFTVLSDGGVRPGDIYQGVVRNKAKLIYEEIGDWLEDKIPVPTHVAETEGLKKQLELQNEAAIRLRAHRRRQGALDLETLEAQVVSDGETVTDLVIQEQNAARCLIEEFMVAANGTMVVFLENAGLPMIQRVVRVPKYWEEIRLVAAKYGEKLPFNPDAKSLSSFLTKQRETDPERFPDLSLTIVKLMGSGEYVPFIPGKTPIGHFALAVTDYTHGTAPNRRYVDLIIQRLIKSVLLGTKSPYHVRELDEKAEWLSGREKAANKVERFMRKSAAAVLLKPRIGENFEGFVTGASEKGIYVRLISPPAEGRVMRKESGLKVGQKVIVRLLKTDPYNGHIDFEYLHDVGKR; translated from the coding sequence ATGAAACATCAGCATGTTGATCTAAAAACGATTTCATGGGACACCATGGAGAGATATGGTTTTAATCCCAGGTTTTCACGTGAGGTTATTCATGAAACAAACCACCTAAACCCTGAACATCATATAAAAATTAAAAAAGGAATAAAAGATCTCCGTGGACTCCTCTGGAGCTCTATCGATAATGTGGATTCAGAAGATCTTGACCAGATTGAGTTCGTAAAAGAAGGTGAAAATGGTGAAATTCATGTAAAAGTAGCCATATCAGATGTTGATCATTATGTGACAAAGAATTCCTATATCGATAAACATGCCGGACATAATGGAACATCGGTCTATCCAGGAATTATTACCTTTCATATGCTCCCTGACCGACTCTGTAAAGGAATTACCTCACTCCTTCCAGGTCAGGACTGTTATGCAATAATCATCGAATTCACAGTTCTTTCTGATGGGGGAGTCAGACCAGGTGATATTTACCAGGGAGTGGTCCGGAATAAGGCAAAGCTTATCTATGAAGAAATCGGAGACTGGCTTGAAGATAAGATTCCGGTTCCAACACATGTAGCAGAGACTGAAGGTCTGAAAAAACAACTGGAATTGCAAAATGAAGCTGCAATACGTCTTCGTGCACATCGAAGAAGACAGGGTGCCCTGGATCTTGAAACCCTTGAAGCACAGGTGGTGTCGGATGGAGAAACGGTGACTGACCTGGTAATCCAAGAGCAAAATGCTGCACGATGCCTTATTGAAGAGTTCATGGTTGCAGCTAACGGGACAATGGTAGTTTTTCTTGAAAACGCCGGTTTACCCATGATACAACGAGTTGTCAGAGTTCCTAAATACTGGGAAGAGATTCGACTTGTAGCAGCAAAATACGGTGAAAAACTCCCATTCAATCCGGATGCAAAATCCCTCTCTTCTTTTCTGACAAAACAACGGGAAACTGATCCTGAACGATTCCCCGATCTCTCACTCACTATAGTGAAACTTATGGGTTCTGGAGAGTATGTTCCATTCATCCCAGGTAAAACCCCTATCGGCCACTTTGCACTTGCAGTAACCGATTACACACATGGTACTGCCCCTAACCGGAGATATGTTGACCTTATTATCCAGCGTCTCATTAAATCAGTTCTTCTTGGAACAAAATCTCCTTATCATGTCAGGGAACTGGATGAGAAAGCGGAATGGCTTTCCGGTCGGGAAAAAGCAGCAAACAAGGTTGAGCGGTTTATGAGAAAATCAGCAGCAGCAGTCCTCCTAAAACCAAGAATTGGAGAAAACTTTGAGGGATTTGTGACAGGTGCATCAGAAAAAGGAATATATGTCAGACTTATCAGCCCTCCTGCAGAAGGAAGAGTAATGCGAAAAGAATCAGGTCTAAAAGTTGGGCAAAAAGTAATTGTAAGACTATTGAAAACAGACCCCTATAACGGACATATTGATTTTGAATACCTTCATGACGTAGGAAAAAGGTAA
- a CDS encoding flavin reductase family protein, which yields MKQSIGKKPAIIPTPVLIIGTYDKNGKANSMTAAWGGVCSSDPLSISFSVQRTRHTHEALLEKKECTISIPLAAHVKEADYFGVSSGRDRDKFSDTGLTPVRAPSVHAPYVDEFPIVIECKISNVVDVGVHDLFIAEVVDVLIEDTWMSADGKPDLQKAPFFFYNPLDRSYYKTGEFLMQGFSTSNLFK from the coding sequence ATGAAACAATCAATCGGAAAGAAACCTGCAATTATTCCAACACCAGTTCTTATTATCGGAACCTATGATAAAAACGGAAAAGCAAATAGCATGACCGCTGCATGGGGTGGAGTCTGCAGCTCTGATCCTCTCAGTATCTCCTTTTCTGTTCAGCGAACCAGGCATACACATGAGGCTTTGCTGGAAAAGAAAGAATGTACAATAAGTATTCCTTTAGCAGCCCATGTGAAAGAGGCAGATTATTTTGGGGTGTCATCTGGAAGAGATCGAGATAAATTTTCAGATACTGGTCTCACCCCGGTTCGTGCACCTTCGGTTCATGCTCCCTATGTTGATGAGTTTCCTATTGTCATCGAATGTAAAATCTCCAATGTAGTGGATGTTGGAGTGCATGACCTTTTTATCGCAGAGGTTGTTGATGTTCTGATCGAAGATACCTGGATGAGTGCAGATGGGAAACCTGATCTTCAAAAGGCACCCTTCTTCTTTTATAATCCCCTGGATCGGTCATACTATAAAACTGGAGAATTTCTGATGCAGGGATTTTCAACCAGTAATCTCTTTAAATAA
- the ade gene encoding adenine deaminase, with protein MTRWEESADIIFKNGIIFNPYTCEWLNEDFAVRNGIFIGTGPGYSGKEEVDLKSSYVCPGFIDAHVHIESSLLTPYEYARLVMQHGTTTVVADPHEIANVCGTAGIEYILQAHENQPLDIMVMLPSCVAATPIDECAITLTADLLLPFMNRDGVLGLGEMMNVPGVLSEEPLVMEKLILTSIRDGHAPFLTGTLLDQYIATGLQSDHETTVKSEGKEKLQKGMFLFIREGSTERNLHTLIPLVNACSSSRCSFCTDDRHADMLVTSGHIDDCIRKAIGEGCEPELAYRMATLSPAERFRLYDRGAISAGRIADFCVIDDIKKCNVHATYKNGRLVLPEHFRKEKTHTLKNWPFHAKIPSPEEIRITGTGTARVVKIQEGQIGTKAEYIQLSSDEIPDLKRDILKIVVVSRYYPENIGVGLVRGLGLTSGAMASSVSHDSHNIIAVGTSDNEIISAIAMVVKNKGAMVALNGKEEVCLPLSLAGLMSELPYENVHKGLESIHHLTKACGAIKDPFMYLSFLALSVIPELRVTTKGVFDVNIFSNVPLFMDEEKPADT; from the coding sequence ATGACCAGATGGGAAGAATCAGCAGATATAATATTTAAAAACGGGATTATTTTCAACCCATATACCTGTGAATGGCTAAATGAAGATTTTGCTGTCAGGAATGGGATATTTATAGGTACCGGACCAGGGTATTCAGGAAAAGAAGAGGTAGATCTCAAATCCTCTTATGTCTGCCCCGGTTTCATTGATGCTCATGTTCATATTGAAAGTTCATTACTCACCCCATATGAATATGCACGGCTCGTTATGCAGCATGGAACTACCACGGTTGTTGCAGATCCTCATGAAATTGCGAATGTATGTGGAACTGCAGGAATAGAATATATACTTCAGGCACATGAAAATCAGCCGCTGGATATCATGGTTATGTTGCCTTCCTGTGTTGCTGCAACCCCTATCGACGAATGTGCAATAACGCTTACGGCTGATTTACTTCTTCCCTTCATGAACAGAGATGGTGTTCTGGGTCTGGGTGAAATGATGAACGTGCCCGGAGTGTTATCAGAGGAACCCTTAGTTATGGAAAAATTAATCCTGACCTCCATTCGTGACGGACATGCTCCTTTTCTGACCGGAACTTTGCTTGATCAATATATTGCCACCGGACTTCAAAGCGATCATGAAACTACTGTAAAAAGCGAAGGGAAAGAAAAACTTCAGAAGGGAATGTTTCTATTCATCAGGGAAGGCTCGACTGAACGAAATCTGCATACCCTCATTCCTCTGGTTAACGCATGTTCATCATCCCGCTGTAGTTTCTGTACTGATGACCGGCATGCAGATATGCTAGTTACATCCGGCCATATTGATGATTGTATCAGAAAAGCGATTGGAGAAGGATGTGAACCGGAACTTGCATACAGAATGGCAACGCTCTCACCTGCAGAACGTTTTCGGTTGTATGACAGAGGTGCAATAAGTGCCGGGCGTATTGCTGATTTCTGTGTCATAGATGACATAAAAAAGTGTAACGTTCATGCTACATATAAAAACGGGAGATTAGTACTCCCTGAACATTTTAGGAAAGAAAAAACTCATACCCTAAAAAACTGGCCATTCCATGCTAAAATTCCATCCCCGGAAGAGATCAGGATAACCGGAACAGGAACTGCACGGGTTGTCAAGATACAAGAAGGACAGATAGGAACAAAGGCAGAATATATCCAACTTTCAAGTGATGAAATTCCAGATTTAAAAAGGGATATATTAAAAATTGTGGTTGTTTCACGATATTATCCGGAAAATATTGGAGTAGGGCTGGTCAGGGGTCTTGGTCTTACAAGCGGTGCTATGGCATCGAGTGTTTCACATGACTCCCATAATATCATCGCAGTCGGGACAAGTGATAATGAAATCATCTCTGCGATTGCGATGGTAGTAAAAAATAAGGGGGCGATGGTTGCCCTGAATGGGAAGGAGGAGGTCTGTTTACCTCTGTCTCTTGCCGGATTAATGTCAGAATTACCGTATGAAAACGTGCATAAAGGTTTAGAGAGTATTCATCACCTCACAAAAGCGTGTGGCGCAATCAAAGATCCCTTCATGTATCTTTCCTTTCTGGCATTATCAGTAATTCCTGAGTTACGGGTAACAACCAAGGGAGTTTTTGATGTAAACATATTTTCAAATGTCCCCCTTTTTATGGATGAAGAAAAACCAGCAGATACATGA
- a CDS encoding NCS2 family permease — MFDLDNYAADFRSEIIAGVSIFLASLYIVMAQPAILSETGMPFTAVITATVLATAVSSILMGIYANNPVIVAPAMSVNSMFVYVSVTFTGITWEIALGVLFWSGIIFLLLSILDKNQYFIKTIPRPLRTGVAGGLGLFIAFIGLNHGGFIFNISHLSASNVFSEHNVFLFLIGITIISILMVRQIPGAYIIGIFTVTILSFIVGQNPPDFYFEQSGFNNFFEYPDFSLIGRADILGALVFPCMPFIVLFLVTAYVDNISTLIGLSEASNMLNEEGQPRQADKSLKTIGVGMILSPLVGTSPVTAYVESAVGIIQNGRTGLVAVVAGLCFLPLLFLAPLFSLIPLEATAPVLVISGVVMLWPLAYLRWERLDDIIPFFVSFLMIPFTGSIAFGIMAGSLVWTAIRIGKGRWRRVPVILWIINILAVIYLVFLS; from the coding sequence ATGTTTGATCTCGACAATTATGCAGCAGATTTTCGTAGTGAGATCATCGCAGGTGTTTCTATTTTTTTAGCTTCTTTATATATTGTAATGGCTCAACCGGCTATTCTTTCGGAAACGGGTATGCCGTTTACAGCAGTGATAACGGCAACTGTACTGGCAACAGCAGTATCGAGTATTCTGATGGGCATATATGCCAATAATCCCGTAATTGTTGCCCCAGCAATGTCTGTCAATTCCATGTTTGTCTACGTCAGTGTCACTTTTACCGGAATAACCTGGGAGATTGCACTGGGTGTGCTCTTCTGGAGTGGCATTATTTTTTTATTACTCTCTATTCTGGACAAAAACCAATATTTCATCAAAACGATACCACGGCCACTCCGGACCGGTGTTGCAGGAGGTCTTGGTCTTTTTATTGCCTTTATTGGATTAAATCATGGCGGGTTTATTTTTAATATCTCACACCTTAGTGCATCCAATGTTTTTTCTGAGCATAATGTGTTCCTGTTTTTAATAGGTATAACTATTATCAGTATACTCATGGTCCGTCAGATTCCGGGGGCATATATAATCGGAATATTCACAGTAACCATTCTTTCATTTATTGTCGGACAGAACCCTCCGGATTTTTATTTTGAGCAGAGTGGCTTTAATAATTTTTTTGAATATCCGGACTTCAGTCTGATTGGGCGTGCCGATATCCTTGGAGCCCTGGTGTTTCCATGTATGCCATTTATCGTGCTTTTTCTAGTGACTGCGTATGTTGATAATATTTCTACTTTGATTGGTCTTTCAGAAGCGAGTAATATGCTGAATGAAGAAGGACAACCTCGTCAGGCAGATAAAAGTCTGAAAACAATAGGAGTGGGCATGATACTCTCTCCTCTTGTGGGTACATCACCAGTTACAGCCTATGTTGAATCAGCGGTTGGGATTATTCAGAATGGACGGACTGGGCTTGTTGCAGTTGTGGCCGGATTATGTTTCCTGCCCCTGCTCTTTTTAGCCCCACTATTCTCTCTCATCCCACTCGAGGCGACTGCACCGGTACTCGTCATATCTGGTGTAGTGATGCTCTGGCCCCTTGCCTACCTTCGATGGGAGCGACTCGATGATATCATCCCGTTCTTTGTATCATTTCTCATGATTCCCTTTACCGGATCGATTGCATTCGGTATCATGGCGGGATCACTTGTCTGGACTGCAATCAGAATCGGAAAAGGCCGATGGCGCAGGGTCCCTGTAATTCTCTGGATTATCAACATTCTCGCGGTTATTTATCTGGTGTTTCTCTCATAA
- a CDS encoding DUF6909 family protein, whose translation MTNPVDEHIQHFHTLLERDGHIRIKDIEPGHAAMDSSLHYHAGSSSINVSAFYYAAMRLPRCIDCVRTIIISSDLQSMVDSGFPIYDWEEVRTEGRRRKCYYDKNFLLAAHMSSVSDIDDIITIITTFQIEWNKIHDCLSRPDEYSKIKIFHQMNLYLTGLELFQKKIEHLS comes from the coding sequence GTGACAAATCCGGTTGATGAGCATATACAGCATTTTCACACATTGCTGGAGAGAGATGGTCATATCCGGATAAAGGATATTGAACCTGGTCACGCGGCGATGGATTCCTCCTTGCATTATCATGCCGGTTCATCATCCATTAACGTATCTGCTTTTTATTATGCTGCGATGCGGCTTCCGAGGTGCATTGATTGTGTTCGGACCATTATTATCAGCTCAGATCTGCAGAGTATGGTTGATTCCGGATTTCCGATATATGACTGGGAGGAGGTCAGGACAGAGGGGAGAAGAAGGAAGTGTTATTATGACAAAAATTTTCTACTCGCCGCCCATATGTCAAGTGTTTCTGATATTGATGATATTATCACAATTATTACCACTTTTCAGATAGAATGGAATAAGATCCATGATTGCTTGAGCCGGCCTGATGAATATTCAAAAATCAAGATTTTTCATCAGATGAATTTGTATCTAACCGGATTAGAACTGTTTCAAAAAAAAATTGAACATCTCTCATAA
- a CDS encoding DUF6909 family protein produces MNISHNDWKLFLKLCSGDPESFLLTIGSKRLDFHIQRVFRSDENTRSHLDAWWEGLVASCPYSLSSCPVYFVSANIYSIPSLVTGFLDNDEALISSFLDNSPDEVRDRLHMLLSDDDDSRIKNLLHYCNVYYSETGSLSHSTFEKDSGIIRFQNSSHFDLNACIIPIQKLSEDRIDSRIRIRQSDVLQHSDALIIIIDYPLGSAAHDILSLILEKCTVIGIYIFGKAGTLRNRIGDIIIPSTIWDTFSGNEFRFHNCYSASNIRKHTSWTAVLEDQKSVTVKGTLLQNRKQMRKYFSQGFNTVEMESGPYLTALAEYWGIVPEDSIVWLNHDNVLDFGLIHYVSDAPFNRRETLLSYEGWYNTLESVYACSIATLNLIFKKEIDRIGKSP; encoded by the coding sequence TTGAACATCTCTCATAATGACTGGAAATTATTTTTAAAATTATGTAGCGGAGATCCTGAAAGTTTTCTCTTAACCATTGGATCAAAAAGATTAGATTTTCATATTCAGAGAGTATTCAGGTCTGACGAAAATACCCGATCACATCTTGATGCATGGTGGGAAGGACTTGTGGCTTCATGTCCGTATTCGTTATCTTCCTGTCCTGTCTACTTTGTATCGGCAAATATCTACAGCATTCCTTCTTTGGTGACTGGATTCCTGGACAATGATGAAGCCCTAATTTCCAGTTTTCTAGATAATTCACCGGATGAAGTTCGTGATCGGCTTCATATGTTACTGAGTGATGATGATGACAGCAGGATCAAAAATCTACTTCATTATTGTAATGTTTATTATTCTGAAACAGGAAGTCTGTCTCATTCTACCTTTGAAAAAGATTCAGGTATTATTCGATTCCAGAACTCTTCTCATTTTGACCTGAATGCATGTATCATTCCAATACAGAAACTATCCGAAGATCGGATAGATTCACGAATACGGATTCGACAATCAGATGTATTACAACATAGTGATGCACTGATAATTATAATCGATTATCCTCTTGGAAGTGCTGCTCATGATATTCTCTCTTTAATCTTGGAAAAATGCACAGTAATTGGAATCTATATATTTGGAAAAGCTGGCACACTTCGTAATCGAATTGGAGACATTATCATTCCTTCCACTATATGGGACACCTTTTCAGGTAATGAATTCCGCTTTCATAACTGTTATTCAGCTTCAAACATTCGTAAACACACCAGTTGGACAGCGGTGCTGGAAGATCAAAAGTCTGTTACTGTGAAAGGGACTCTTCTTCAGAACAGAAAACAGATGAGGAAATACTTCTCCCAGGGATTTAATACTGTTGAAATGGAGTCTGGTCCATATCTTACTGCTTTGGCTGAATACTGGGGTATTGTTCCTGAAGATAGTATTGTATGGTTAAATCATGATAATGTTCTAGATTTTGGTCTGATACATTACGTGTCTGATGCTCCTTTTAACCGGCGGGAAACTCTATTATCCTATGAAGGCTGGTATAACACGCTCGAATCTGTGTATGCCTGTTCAATTGCAACTCTCAATCTGATTTTCAAGAAAGAGATCGATCGTATAGGGAAAAGCCCTTGA